A window of Halomonas sp. H10-9-1 contains these coding sequences:
- the gpt gene encoding xanthine phosphoribosyltransferase — protein sequence MSSNRYHQHFTVSWDQLHRDVRELCHRLVERDFKGIVAITRGGLIPAALIARELNVRLIDTVCISSYDHMDQGGLDVMKGVDHDGEGWLLVDDLVDTGKTARKVREMLPRAHFVTVYAKPEGKPLVDQYLTEVAQDCWIQFPWDMGVAYVEPLADQVKR from the coding sequence ATGAGCAGCAACCGCTATCACCAGCACTTCACCGTCTCCTGGGATCAGCTCCATCGCGACGTGCGCGAACTCTGCCACCGCCTGGTGGAGCGCGACTTCAAGGGCATCGTCGCCATTACGCGGGGTGGCCTGATTCCCGCGGCGCTGATCGCCCGCGAGCTCAATGTCCGGCTGATCGACACGGTCTGCATCAGCAGCTATGACCATATGGACCAGGGGGGCCTGGATGTGATGAAGGGCGTCGACCATGACGGCGAAGGCTGGCTGCTGGTCGATGACCTGGTGGATACCGGCAAGACCGCCCGCAAGGTGCGCGAAATGTTGCCTAGGGCGCATTTCGTCACCGTCTACGCCAAGCCCGAAGGCAAGCCGTTGGTCGACCAGTACCTCACCGAGGTGGCCCAGGACTGCTGGATCCAGTTCCCCTGGGACATGGGCGTGGCCTACGTCGAACCGCTGGCCGACCAGGTCAAGCGCTGA
- a CDS encoding adenine phosphoribosyltransferase, with protein sequence MSIYGDYIKSVIRTVPDWPQPGVNFRDITPLLQNSAAFRKLIDSFVHRYQEMDIDAVAAIDARGFIVGAPLAYELGCSFVPVRKKGKLPFRTISETYTLEYGEAEVELHSDAFKAGDRILVVDDLIATGGTMLAAAKLISRSGGQVVETATIVDLPDLGGSQHIRKAGYGVFAVCSFTEDE encoded by the coding sequence ATGAGCATCTACGGCGACTATATCAAGTCCGTCATTCGCACCGTCCCCGACTGGCCCCAGCCGGGGGTCAACTTCCGCGATATCACGCCCCTGCTGCAAAACAGCGCCGCCTTCCGCAAGCTGATCGACAGCTTCGTGCACCGTTACCAGGAGATGGACATCGACGCCGTGGCGGCTATCGACGCCCGCGGCTTCATCGTCGGGGCGCCGCTGGCCTACGAGCTGGGCTGTAGCTTCGTGCCGGTGCGCAAGAAGGGCAAGCTGCCGTTTCGCACCATCAGCGAGACCTACACCCTGGAATACGGCGAGGCGGAGGTGGAGCTGCACTCCGATGCCTTCAAGGCAGGCGATCGCATCCTGGTCGTCGATGACCTGATCGCCACCGGTGGTACCATGCTGGCCGCCGCCAAGCTGATCAGCCGCAGCGGCGGCCAGGTGGTGGAGACCGCCACCATCGTCGACCTGCCGGACCTGGGGGGCTCGCAGCATATCCGCAAGGCCGGCTACGGCGTCTTCGCCGTCTGTTCCTTCACCGAGGACGAATGA
- a CDS encoding NCS2 family permease has product MLNRLIERQFKLAEHNTSVKTEVIAGFTTFLTMAYIIFVNPSILSEAGMDYGAVFVATCLAAALGCLVMGLWANYPIAQAPGMGLNAFFTYGVVLGMGYTWEAALGAVFFSGLTFFLLSIFRIREWIINSIPFSLRLGIAAGIGLFLAMIAMKNAGIVVANPATYVAVGDLSEPPALYALLGFFVITALSYMRVTGAVMIGILGITVLAMVLGHNEYGGLMSMPPSMAPTFMALDLAGALDVAMLSVIFAFLFVDLFDTSGTLIGVAHKGDLLDEEGKLPRIGRAMMADSTASMAGAVFGTSTTTSYVESTAGIAAGGRTGLTAVVVAVLFLVSLFFAPLAGSIPAYATAGALLYVAVLMAGSLAHANWDDPTDAAPVLIAALAMPLTFSIAEGIALGFISFVAIKALAGRFGDLNPAVIVLALLFAAKFLFLD; this is encoded by the coding sequence ATGCTGAATCGCCTGATCGAACGCCAATTCAAGCTCGCCGAGCACAACACCTCCGTCAAGACGGAGGTCATCGCGGGGTTCACCACCTTCCTGACGATGGCCTACATCATCTTCGTCAACCCGAGCATCCTCTCCGAGGCGGGCATGGACTACGGTGCGGTGTTCGTCGCCACCTGCCTGGCCGCGGCGCTGGGCTGCCTGGTGATGGGGCTATGGGCCAACTATCCCATCGCCCAGGCGCCGGGCATGGGGCTCAACGCCTTCTTCACCTACGGCGTGGTACTGGGCATGGGCTACACCTGGGAGGCGGCGCTGGGCGCGGTCTTCTTCTCGGGCCTGACATTCTTCCTGCTCAGCATCTTCCGAATCCGTGAGTGGATCATCAACTCGATCCCGTTCTCCCTGCGCTTGGGGATCGCCGCGGGCATCGGCCTGTTCCTGGCGATGATCGCCATGAAGAACGCCGGCATCGTGGTCGCCAACCCGGCCACCTATGTCGCGGTGGGCGACCTCTCCGAACCGCCGGCGCTGTATGCCCTGCTGGGCTTCTTCGTGATCACCGCGCTCTCCTACATGCGGGTCACCGGGGCGGTGATGATCGGCATCCTCGGCATCACCGTGCTGGCCATGGTGCTGGGCCACAATGAATATGGCGGCCTGATGTCCATGCCGCCCTCCATGGCCCCCACCTTCATGGCGCTGGATCTGGCCGGTGCGCTGGATGTGGCGATGCTCAGCGTGATCTTCGCCTTCCTGTTCGTCGACCTCTTCGACACCTCCGGCACCCTGATCGGCGTGGCCCACAAGGGCGACCTGCTCGACGAGGAAGGCAAGCTGCCCCGCATCGGACGGGCGATGATGGCCGACAGCACCGCCTCCATGGCCGGTGCCGTGTTCGGCACCTCCACCACCACCAGCTACGTGGAGTCTACCGCCGGCATCGCCGCGGGGGGGCGCACCGGCCTGACCGCCGTGGTGGTGGCCGTGCTGTTCCTGGTCAGCCTGTTCTTCGCCCCGCTGGCGGGCTCCATCCCGGCCTACGCCACCGCCGGCGCGCTGCTCTACGTGGCGGTGCTGATGGCCGGCAGCCTGGCCCATGCCAACTGGGATGACCCCACCGATGCCGCCCCGGTGCTGATCGCCGCCCTGGCCATGCCGCTGACCTTCTCCATCGCCGAGGGGATCGCCCTGGGCTTCATCAGCTTCGTCGCCATCAAGGCGTTGGCGGGGCGCTTTGGCGACCTCAACCCGGCAGTGATCGTGCTGGCGCTGCTGTTCGCCGCCAAGTTCCTGTTCCTCGACTGA
- the upp gene encoding uracil phosphoribosyltransferase, giving the protein MSVHAIQHPLVQHKLGLMREAGISTKSFRELAGELAKLLTYEATQDLELQPQEIDGWSGEKIPVMLLKGKKVTIVPILRAGLGMLDGVTDLIPSARISVVGLYRDEETLEPVPYFAKFANDLDERMAIVIDPMLATGGTMVATLDMLRERGCKHMKVIVLVAAPEGIKRVQEAYPDIEIYTAGVDERLDENGYIVPGLGDAGDKIFGTR; this is encoded by the coding sequence ATGAGCGTCCATGCCATCCAGCACCCCCTGGTCCAGCACAAGCTGGGCCTGATGCGTGAAGCCGGCATCAGCACCAAGAGTTTTCGCGAACTGGCCGGCGAGTTGGCCAAGCTGCTCACCTACGAGGCGACCCAGGACCTGGAGCTCCAGCCCCAGGAGATCGATGGCTGGAGCGGCGAGAAGATCCCAGTCATGCTGCTCAAGGGCAAGAAGGTCACCATCGTGCCGATCCTGCGTGCCGGCCTGGGCATGCTCGACGGTGTCACCGACCTGATTCCCAGCGCGCGAATCAGCGTGGTGGGCCTCTACCGCGATGAGGAGACCCTCGAGCCGGTGCCGTACTTTGCCAAGTTCGCCAATGACCTCGACGAACGCATGGCCATCGTCATCGACCCCATGCTGGCCACCGGCGGGACCATGGTGGCGACCCTGGACATGCTGCGCGAACGGGGTTGCAAGCACATGAAGGTGATCGTGCTGGTGGCCGCCCCCGAGGGCATCAAGCGGGTGCAGGAGGCCTACCCGGATATCGAGATCTATACCGCCGGGGTGGATGAACGCCTCGACGAGAACGGCTATATCGTCCCCGGCCTGGGCGATGCCGGTGACAAGATCTTCGGCACGCGCTGA
- the ung gene encoding uracil-DNA glycosylase: MDCPLPDSWRQWLGPEFQAPYMQVLRDFLAAEKAARKVIYPHSSHWFRVFELTPLDRVKVVILGQDPYHGPNQAHGLCFSVNPGVRIPPSLANIYKELAADVGFRPVSHGNLEHWARQGVLLLNASLTVEQGSAGSHRGRGWEVFTDRAIETVSAHAPPSVFLLWGSHARQKRGLIDTSRHLVLESPHPSPLSAHRGFFGNHHFSRANAFLVEHGRAPIEWQLPEQADRPTP, encoded by the coding sequence ATGGACTGCCCCCTCCCCGATAGCTGGCGGCAGTGGCTGGGTCCGGAGTTCCAGGCGCCCTACATGCAGGTGCTGCGCGACTTTCTCGCCGCCGAGAAGGCCGCCCGCAAGGTCATCTACCCGCACTCGTCGCACTGGTTCCGGGTCTTCGAGCTCACGCCGCTGGATCGGGTCAAGGTGGTGATCCTGGGCCAGGACCCCTACCACGGCCCGAACCAGGCCCATGGGCTCTGTTTCTCGGTCAATCCCGGGGTGCGCATCCCCCCGTCGCTTGCCAATATCTACAAGGAGCTCGCCGCCGACGTCGGTTTCCGGCCCGTGTCCCATGGCAACCTCGAGCACTGGGCGCGCCAGGGGGTGCTGTTGCTCAACGCCTCGCTGACGGTGGAGCAGGGCAGCGCCGGCTCGCATCGAGGGCGCGGCTGGGAGGTCTTCACCGACCGCGCTATCGAAACGGTGAGTGCCCACGCGCCACCCTCGGTATTCCTGCTGTGGGGCAGCCATGCCCGCCAGAAGCGGGGGCTGATCGACACCTCGCGGCACCTGGTGCTGGAGTCGCCGCACCCCTCGCCGCTCTCCGCCCATCGCGGCTTCTTCGGCAACCACCACTTCTCCCGGGCCAACGCCTTCCTGGTCGAGCACGGCCGCGCGCCCATCGAGTGGCAGCTGCCCGAACAAGCGGACAGGCCAACGCCTTAA